A single Luteitalea sp. DNA region contains:
- a CDS encoding FtsX-like permease family protein, which translates to MLNRLKPRLRALFRRAKVEQELDEELSYHLEKDVQRHIAQGMSLEEARLAVRRGFGNVELFKEESRDARGTRLFDDFVQDVRYVIRTLRKSPGFTTAVVLTLALGIGMTTAIFTMIHGVLLRSLPFKEPDRLVLLYTVMEGEGEYERLLSPPNFMSLQAEPRRSFAEIAAVRHTSPTLVGVGEAQRLEGAGVSAGFFEALRVRPFLGRTFRPEESEPGEVRAVVLGHALWQQQFGGDRDIIGRAITLDRKPHTVVGVMPPRFDFPSECALWVPLEYGGEFSATTTAHRYLHSVVPVLARLRPGVSLEAARAELRLLGRRLEERFPETNRGTSFTTRPLHEEIVEDVRTPLLLLFGAVGLVLVIACANVASLLLARAAGRRDEIAVRAALGAQRGRIVRQLVTESLVLGLGGGLLGLGLAFWATDRLVTMWPEELPGLDAIRVDGTVLAFTFGIAIGASLLAGVVPAFRASAGGRSATLQSGGRSGLGSQRGQRTRSVLVVGQLALAVVLLVGAGLLLESFARLTTVDTGFRTERILSFQIGLPDTGYGSLGQVRAFYNQFLERVRQQPGVRSAATISRLPIEQGPDNSGFRAEGRTLRGVRGQRAPSPGEEQLFIDLRIVSPAFFETMGVPLLRGRGIREQDAAGSLPTVVINHAAAKRFFAGEDPLGRRLRDFWDDQIAEVADAFTIVGVVGDMRSRRLDRAPAPEVYFAHAQVPLSSMWVTVRAAGDPLTLTGPIRRELKALDPSLPVPEFRTFEQVIADSVSRPRFVATLVTLFSAVALTLAAVGIFGLLSFAVAQRTHEIGIRIALGASPRTLVETVVREALVLVVIGLALGIGGALALTRVLEAQLYGVSATDPVTFTIVALVLGGIALIASLIPAWRAATVDPLVALRAE; encoded by the coding sequence ATGCTGAACCGACTGAAGCCGAGGCTTCGTGCCCTGTTCCGCAGAGCCAAAGTCGAACAGGAGCTCGACGAGGAGCTCTCCTACCACCTGGAGAAGGATGTTCAACGGCACATCGCACAGGGTATGAGCCTGGAGGAAGCAAGATTGGCCGTGCGGCGAGGCTTCGGCAACGTGGAGCTGTTCAAGGAAGAAAGTCGTGACGCGCGCGGCACTCGGCTGTTCGACGATTTCGTGCAGGATGTTCGGTACGTGATCCGGACGCTCCGGAAGAGCCCCGGGTTCACGACGGCCGTCGTGCTGACCCTTGCGCTCGGGATCGGCATGACGACCGCGATCTTCACCATGATCCATGGCGTGCTCCTGCGGTCCCTTCCGTTCAAGGAGCCGGACCGGTTGGTATTGCTCTACACGGTCATGGAGGGTGAAGGAGAGTATGAACGCTTGCTCTCGCCGCCGAACTTCATGAGCCTGCAAGCAGAGCCGAGGCGCTCCTTTGCCGAAATTGCGGCGGTCCGTCACACTTCGCCGACGCTGGTGGGTGTCGGCGAGGCGCAGCGATTGGAGGGCGCAGGCGTGAGCGCAGGTTTCTTCGAGGCGCTCCGCGTGCGCCCGTTTCTGGGCCGTACGTTTCGGCCGGAGGAGAGCGAGCCTGGCGAAGTGCGTGCGGTCGTGCTCGGTCACGCGCTCTGGCAGCAGCAGTTCGGCGGCGATCGCGACATCATCGGCCGAGCGATCACGCTCGATCGGAAGCCGCACACCGTGGTTGGCGTCATGCCGCCGCGCTTTGACTTCCCGTCGGAGTGCGCTCTCTGGGTGCCCCTGGAATATGGGGGGGAGTTCTCGGCAACGACCACCGCGCACCGCTATCTACACTCGGTGGTTCCGGTGCTCGCGCGCCTCCGTCCGGGCGTGAGCTTGGAGGCGGCTCGAGCCGAGCTGCGTCTGCTCGGCCGCCGTCTCGAAGAGCGTTTCCCCGAAACAAACAGAGGGACAAGCTTCACGACCAGACCGCTTCATGAGGAGATCGTCGAGGATGTGCGGACGCCACTGCTCCTGCTCTTCGGTGCTGTCGGACTCGTGCTCGTCATCGCCTGCGCCAACGTGGCCAGCCTGCTGCTGGCGAGGGCAGCGGGGCGACGCGACGAGATCGCGGTGCGAGCGGCGCTTGGGGCTCAGCGCGGCCGAATCGTTCGACAGCTCGTGACCGAATCCCTGGTGCTCGGCCTCGGCGGCGGCCTGCTCGGCCTTGGGCTCGCCTTCTGGGCCACGGACAGGCTCGTCACGATGTGGCCCGAGGAGCTGCCAGGCCTCGACGCGATCCGTGTGGATGGAACCGTTCTGGCGTTCACGTTCGGCATCGCGATCGGTGCGAGCCTGCTGGCAGGAGTCGTCCCTGCGTTTCGGGCCTCGGCTGGTGGGCGGAGCGCTACCCTCCAGTCAGGCGGGAGGAGCGGTCTCGGCTCGCAGCGAGGACAGCGCACCCGGAGCGTGCTCGTCGTCGGGCAGCTCGCGCTAGCGGTTGTGCTCCTCGTCGGAGCCGGCCTCCTTCTGGAGAGCTTCGCCCGACTCACCACCGTGGACACGGGCTTTCGCACCGAACGGATTCTCTCGTTCCAGATCGGCCTGCCCGACACAGGGTACGGATCGCTTGGACAGGTCCGCGCGTTCTACAACCAGTTCTTGGAGCGCGTCAGGCAGCAACCTGGTGTGCGGTCGGCCGCCACGATCTCTCGCCTTCCGATCGAGCAGGGGCCTGACAATAGCGGCTTCCGTGCGGAAGGGCGAACGCTCCGTGGCGTTCGCGGACAGCGTGCTCCTTCGCCCGGTGAGGAACAGCTGTTCATCGATTTACGCATCGTCAGCCCAGCATTCTTCGAAACCATGGGTGTGCCTCTCCTGCGAGGCCGTGGCATTAGGGAGCAGGACGCCGCTGGCAGCCTTCCAACGGTTGTGATCAATCACGCGGCAGCGAAACGATTCTTCGCAGGTGAGGATCCCCTCGGGCGACGGCTCCGTGACTTTTGGGACGACCAGATCGCGGAGGTTGCTGACGCCTTCACGATCGTCGGTGTCGTTGGTGACATGCGCAGCCGTCGCCTGGATCGGGCGCCTGCGCCCGAAGTCTACTTCGCCCACGCGCAGGTGCCGCTCTCGTCGATGTGGGTGACCGTTCGCGCGGCCGGTGACCCGCTCACCCTGACCGGGCCGATTCGGCGTGAGCTCAAGGCCCTCGATCCTAGCCTTCCCGTCCCCGAGTTTCGGACATTCGAGCAGGTCATAGCAGATTCGGTCTCCCGTCCCCGCTTTGTTGCGACGCTTGTGACGCTCTTTTCGGCGGTGGCGTTGACCCTCGCAGCAGTCGGCATCTTCGGGCTCCTCAGCTTCGCCGTCGCGCAGCGGACGCACGAGATTGGGATTCGGATCGCACTCGGCGCATCGCCGCGCACTCTTGTCGAAACCGTTGTCCGCGAGGCTTTGGTGCTCGTCGTCATTGGTCTCGCCCTCGGCATTGGGGGCGCCCTTGCCCTCACTCGCGTGTTGGAAGCGCAGCTCTACGGCGTCAGCGCGACCGATCCGGTGACCTTCACAATCGTGGCGCTCGTCCTCGGAGGCATCGCGTTGATAGCGAGCCTCATTCCGGCATGGCGAGCGGCCACGGTCGATCCGCTGGTGGCGCTGCGCGCCGAGTAG
- the ruvC gene encoding crossover junction endodeoxyribonuclease RuvC, producing MRIFGIDPGSVRTGFGCIETDGSRSRLIACGAITLPARAPFPDKLLRIHARLDELLTAHRPDCVAVESLFHAVNARSALQLGHARGVALLAARQAGLPIVEYTPARVKQTVTGYGRAEKIQVQEMVRMLLGLRVRPSPLDAADALAVALCHVHHQSASVPAATTRARRGGSWRHFRPGGVGLP from the coding sequence GTGAGGATCTTCGGGATCGACCCCGGCTCCGTGCGCACCGGCTTTGGCTGCATCGAGACCGACGGCAGCCGGAGCCGTCTCATTGCCTGCGGCGCCATCACCCTGCCCGCACGGGCTCCTTTTCCGGACAAGCTGCTGAGGATCCACGCGCGGCTCGACGAGCTGCTCACCGCACACAGGCCCGACTGTGTCGCGGTCGAGAGCTTATTCCACGCGGTGAACGCGCGGAGCGCGCTCCAACTGGGCCACGCGCGTGGCGTCGCCCTGCTCGCCGCGCGCCAAGCCGGCCTCCCCATCGTCGAGTACACGCCGGCGCGGGTGAAGCAGACGGTCACCGGCTACGGACGGGCTGAAAAGATCCAGGTCCAGGAGATGGTGCGGATGCTGCTGGGCCTTCGCGTGCGTCCGTCGCCGCTCGACGCCGCCGACGCGCTGGCTGTCGCCTTGTGCCATGTGCATCATCAGTCCGCGTCAGTGCCGGCGGCGACCACACGTGCCCGCCGTGGCGGGAGCTGGCGTCATTTCCGCCCGGGGGGCGTCGGCTTGCCATGA
- the ruvB gene encoding Holliday junction branch migration DNA helicase RuvB has translation MVEKERLVTAVRVDDDAQYEAGLRPRTLDEYIGQDRVRENLSVSIAAARQRGEALDHVLLSGPPGLGKTTLAHVVANELGVPMRATSGPVLEKPGDLAAILTNLKPRDVLFVDEIHRMPAAIEEILYPAMEDYELDIVIGQGPAARSVKVPVQPFTLVGATTRTGLLTAPLRSRFGIVHRLDFYRLPDMEEIVRRSARILSVEIAQEAAHEIARRARGTPRIANRLLRRVRDFAQVRADGIVSMEVAQGGLELLEVDQHGFDEIDRRLLLVIIDKFGGGPVGLNTLAVAVGEERDAIEEIYEPFLIQIGFLDRTPRGRVATPRAYDYFGITAPGKDQTLW, from the coding sequence ATGGTGGAAAAGGAACGGCTCGTCACGGCAGTTCGGGTTGACGATGACGCCCAGTACGAGGCCGGGCTGCGACCTCGCACGCTCGACGAGTACATCGGCCAGGACCGCGTCCGTGAGAATCTGAGCGTGTCGATTGCCGCGGCGCGGCAACGCGGCGAAGCACTCGACCACGTGCTGCTGTCGGGACCGCCAGGCCTCGGCAAGACGACGCTGGCGCACGTGGTTGCCAACGAGCTGGGCGTCCCGATGCGCGCCACATCCGGTCCCGTCTTGGAGAAGCCTGGTGATCTCGCGGCGATCCTCACCAATCTCAAGCCGCGCGACGTACTGTTCGTGGACGAAATCCACCGCATGCCGGCCGCAATCGAGGAAATCCTCTACCCAGCGATGGAGGATTACGAGCTGGATATCGTGATCGGCCAGGGACCAGCAGCACGGTCGGTGAAGGTGCCGGTCCAGCCGTTTACGCTCGTGGGCGCCACCACCAGGACCGGCTTGCTGACCGCACCACTCCGGAGTCGCTTCGGCATCGTCCACCGGCTCGACTTCTACCGCCTACCGGACATGGAGGAGATTGTCCGTCGCTCGGCCCGCATTTTGAGCGTGGAAATTGCCCAGGAAGCAGCGCACGAGATTGCACGTCGCGCCCGCGGCACGCCGCGCATTGCCAATCGCCTCCTCCGCCGCGTTCGCGACTTCGCGCAGGTCCGCGCCGATGGAATCGTCTCGATGGAGGTCGCGCAGGGTGGTCTGGAGCTGCTGGAAGTGGACCAGCACGGCTTCGACGAGATCGATCGGCGGCTGCTGCTGGTGATTATCGACAAGTTTGGCGGTGGCCCCGTGGGCTTGAACACGCTGGCGGTTGCGGTCGGCGAAGAGCGCGACGCCATCGAAGAGATCTACGAGCCGTTTCTCATTCAAATTGGATTCCTCGATCGTACGCCGCGGGGTCGCGTGGCCACGCCTCGCGCCTACGACTATTTCGGGATCACCGCCCCGGGAAAGGATCAGACACTGTGGTAA
- the ruvA gene encoding Holliday junction branch migration protein RuvA, which translates to MIARLRGRLLDKHPNRVLVDVQGVGYDVHVPLATFTRIGDEGSDVVLRVYTYVREDQITLFGFATSLEQQIFERLIGISGVGPKLALAVLSGLDPVELVQAIERGDLARLTSIPGIGRKTAERIALELRDRLPIGITASAEAEEAATDTVGDRSLRTDLLSALTNLGYHRPLVEKAITRTLEDGDAAPSFEQALKRALRELAR; encoded by the coding sequence ATGATTGCGCGGCTTCGCGGGCGTCTTCTCGATAAGCACCCGAACCGCGTGCTCGTCGACGTGCAAGGCGTGGGCTACGATGTGCACGTGCCCCTGGCGACGTTCACACGGATAGGAGACGAGGGAAGCGACGTCGTGCTCCGCGTGTACACGTACGTGCGCGAGGATCAGATCACGCTGTTCGGCTTTGCGACGTCGCTCGAGCAGCAGATCTTCGAACGACTCATTGGCATCAGCGGCGTCGGACCAAAGCTCGCGCTTGCGGTGCTGTCGGGCCTCGATCCAGTCGAGCTCGTGCAGGCCATCGAGCGGGGCGATCTGGCGCGCTTGACGAGCATTCCAGGCATTGGCCGCAAGACGGCAGAGCGTATTGCCCTAGAGTTGCGTGATCGTCTGCCGATTGGCATCACTGCCTCGGCCGAGGCGGAAGAGGCGGCAACCGACACGGTTGGTGACAGAAGTCTTCGCACCGATCTGCTGTCGGCACTCACCAACCTCGGCTACCATCGCCCGCTCGTGGAGAAGGCCATTACGCGCACGTTGGAAGATGGAGACGCCGCACCGAGCTTCGAACAAGCGCTCAAGCGGGCGTTGCGCGAGCTTGCGCGGTAA
- a CDS encoding YebC/PmpR family DNA-binding transcriptional regulator: protein MSGHSKWHSIKHKKGAADAKRGKAFTRIIKELTVAARLGGGDPATNPRLRTVVADAKAANMPADNIQRAIRRGTGEEPGVAYEEVTYEGYGAGGAAVIVETVTDNRNRTVSEVRHLFSKHGGNLGETNSVAWMFDKKGYIVVDKQKANEEALMAAVVDAGADDMRDDEDNWEIVSAPDQFQPVLEAVKTLGIEPDVAKVAMVPQNYVKLEGKTAQQVVKLMDALDEQDDVKQVWSNFDIEEKEIEASLA from the coding sequence ATGTCAGGCCATTCGAAGTGGCACTCAATCAAACACAAGAAGGGCGCGGCTGACGCCAAACGCGGCAAGGCCTTCACGCGCATCATCAAAGAGTTGACGGTTGCCGCCCGCCTCGGCGGTGGCGATCCAGCCACCAATCCGCGCTTGCGAACCGTCGTTGCCGACGCCAAGGCCGCCAACATGCCCGCGGACAACATCCAGCGGGCCATTCGGCGTGGCACCGGCGAAGAGCCGGGCGTGGCGTACGAAGAAGTCACCTACGAGGGCTATGGCGCGGGCGGTGCCGCAGTCATCGTCGAGACCGTCACCGATAACAGAAACCGCACGGTGAGCGAGGTTCGCCACCTCTTCTCGAAGCACGGCGGTAACCTCGGCGAGACCAATAGCGTGGCCTGGATGTTCGACAAGAAGGGCTATATCGTCGTCGACAAACAGAAGGCAAACGAGGAAGCCCTGATGGCGGCGGTCGTCGACGCTGGGGCGGATGACATGCGCGACGATGAAGACAACTGGGAGATCGTGAGCGCGCCCGATCAGTTCCAACCCGTGCTCGAGGCCGTGAAGACACTCGGCATCGAGCCGGACGTCGCCAAGGTCGCCATGGTTCCCCAGAACTACGTGAAGCTGGAAGGGAAGACGGCGCAGCAAGTGGTCAAGCTGATGGATGCGCTCGACGAGCAAGACGACGTCAAGCAGGTGTGGTCGAACTTCGATATCGAGGAGAAGGAGATCGAGGCTTCCCTGGCGTGA
- the fabH gene encoding beta-ketoacyl-ACP synthase III: protein MESAENARTLVGAPQGVLRTAAIASLATHVPPRVLTNADLEKMVDTSDEWIVQRTGIRERHIVDNDVATSDLAAVAGRQAIERAGLTPADIDFIVVGTTTPDTIFPSTACLVQNRIGAKRAWGFDLGAACSGFTYALTTAATMVATGGSRHALVIGADVMSSIIDYTDRTTCVLFGDGAGAVVVSPARENGVGIIDFAHEIDGSGGPALCMPAGGSRLPPSHETVDRRLHYVKQDGPSVFRFAVRKTEEIFRRLLERNRLTTADIALFVSHQANRRIIESAAHKLGLPEEKVVINIDKYGNTTGATIPLALDDAVKARRLKRGDLVLLASVGAGFTVGSVLLRWTC, encoded by the coding sequence ATGGAGTCGGCCGAGAACGCGCGGACGCTCGTCGGAGCGCCGCAAGGCGTATTGCGCACGGCAGCAATCGCGTCGCTCGCCACGCACGTGCCGCCCAGAGTCCTCACCAATGCAGACCTCGAGAAGATGGTCGACACCTCCGATGAGTGGATCGTGCAACGGACCGGCATCCGAGAGCGACACATCGTTGACAACGACGTCGCGACGTCGGATCTCGCCGCCGTTGCCGGTCGTCAAGCCATTGAAAGGGCGGGGCTCACGCCGGCCGACATCGATTTCATCGTCGTTGGCACCACGACGCCGGACACGATTTTCCCCAGCACGGCATGTCTCGTACAGAACCGTATAGGTGCGAAGCGCGCATGGGGCTTCGATCTCGGAGCGGCTTGCTCCGGCTTTACCTACGCGCTCACCACGGCGGCGACGATGGTGGCCACGGGCGGGTCTCGGCACGCGCTGGTCATTGGCGCCGATGTGATGTCGAGCATCATCGACTACACCGATCGAACGACCTGTGTGCTCTTCGGTGACGGCGCCGGCGCGGTGGTCGTGTCACCGGCGCGCGAGAACGGCGTCGGGATCATCGACTTCGCTCACGAGATCGACGGTAGCGGCGGGCCGGCGCTGTGTATGCCTGCTGGCGGCAGCCGCTTGCCTCCCTCTCATGAGACGGTCGATCGGCGGCTGCACTACGTGAAACAGGACGGACCTTCGGTCTTCAGGTTCGCGGTGCGGAAGACCGAGGAGATCTTCCGCCGCCTCCTCGAGCGAAACCGTCTCACAACTGCCGACATCGCCCTCTTCGTCTCACATCAGGCGAACCGCCGCATCATCGAGTCTGCCGCCCATAAGCTTGGACTGCCCGAGGAAAAGGTGGTCATCAACATCGACAAATATGGCAACACGACCGGGGCGACCATTCCGCTAGCGCTAGATGACGCCGTGAAGGCACGGCGGCTGAAGAGGGGCGACCTCGTCCTCTTGGCCTCGGTTGGTGCCGGCTTCACCGTGGGGTCCGTACTCCTACGATGGACATGCTAA
- a CDS encoding PadR family transcriptional regulator — protein sequence MGKNKTDLLAGTLDLIVLKLLQSGPANGWDITQRIHVLSRDILSINYGSLYPALHRLEARGWISSEWGASENNRRAKFYTLTAAGRRQLAAERQTWERFSTALELILQTR from the coding sequence GTGGGCAAGAACAAGACTGACCTTCTGGCAGGGACGCTCGATCTCATCGTGCTCAAGCTGCTCCAGAGCGGGCCGGCCAACGGCTGGGACATCACGCAGCGCATCCATGTCCTGTCCAGGGACATCCTGAGCATCAACTACGGGTCGTTGTATCCCGCGTTGCACCGGCTCGAGGCGCGTGGGTGGATAAGCTCGGAATGGGGAGCGTCCGAGAACAACCGGCGGGCGAAGTTCTACACGTTGACCGCGGCAGGACGACGGCAATTGGCCGCCGAGCGCCAGACATGGGAGCGGTTCTCCACGGCCCTCGAGCTGATTCTCCAGACGAGGTGA
- a CDS encoding FtsX-like permease family protein — translation MASGHGRSAGGAARRVGVNRVESDMLNRAMVRLRALFRRSRVEQELDEELSYHVAKDIERHIAAGMSPEEARSTVARGFGNVEALKEESRDARGTRLIEDLIADLRYALRVLRRAPGFAAVAVLTIALGMGANTAIFTIVDAVLLKTIPVREPGQLFFVEIVGSDGGNQGAPPYPGFERLRDHSRSFSGMAAFSFVSGRLTIDGQAEQAAVQVASASYFDMLGVSAILGRTFEAADERLDRPVAVLSYQYWQRRFAGNPDVIGKTIVRSGERATSGARRRAPDRTLTIVGVTPPGFVGLSPGYPVDVTIPITLDPGERLGDSFSWWFHAVARLRPGISRERARVEIDPIWQSFMRDAGFSREDRERRFDQIELTPASHGLAGGLRNPLSKPLLFLMGIVSLVLLIACSNIANLLLARATARRREFAVRMAIGASRFRVVRQLLAESLLLFMMGSLVGLFFAGWGAGALARFFTVELPDLQLDLRVLLFTAALCLIIGLLFGLVPAVRAARVEAHTDIKAGASPASAARLRLPVGRALVVFQVTLSLVLLVGAGLFIRTLGNLRAIDLGFRPAKVLRLDIDTPDSDPSFQRRAARWTNILGRIRALPGVHSASLSRYTPLSGTHYGMTVNVTAVEGDQHTAFNEVSAQYFETMGIPLRLGRTFTARDRSTAPRVAILNETAARSYFGDRSPLGARIQTAQSETSEGGYGGVYEVVGVVGDSKHQNFHDNAPRFLYVPLLQPVTTLGPLTLAVRATSDAASLIEPVQREIREVGPDIIVTKVGMMQEQVDQVFVRERLVAILSGGFGVVGLLLAAIGLHGVMAYSIVRRTSEIGIRMALGASASAVSWQIVREALIMACVGVAVGLPLSLLAARAAASLLYGVQPTDAATLSVSASVLIVVATVAAYIPARRAARIDPTVALRHE, via the coding sequence ATGGCGAGCGGCCACGGTCGATCCGCTGGTGGCGCTGCGCGCCGAGTAGGTGTGAACAGAGTGGAGAGCGACATGCTGAACCGGGCGATGGTGCGGCTACGGGCGCTGTTCCGAAGAAGTCGGGTGGAGCAGGAGCTCGATGAAGAGCTGTCCTACCACGTCGCGAAGGATATCGAACGACACATCGCCGCCGGCATGAGCCCAGAGGAAGCGCGATCTACCGTCGCTCGCGGCTTCGGTAACGTCGAGGCGTTGAAAGAGGAGAGCCGTGATGCACGGGGCACACGGCTCATCGAGGATCTGATCGCGGACCTGCGATATGCCCTCCGGGTGTTACGCCGAGCCCCAGGCTTCGCGGCGGTCGCCGTGCTCACGATCGCCCTCGGGATGGGTGCCAACACGGCCATCTTCACCATTGTCGATGCCGTTCTCTTGAAGACCATCCCGGTGCGCGAGCCCGGCCAACTGTTCTTCGTGGAGATTGTGGGATCCGACGGAGGTAACCAGGGCGCACCTCCGTATCCCGGCTTCGAGCGACTGCGTGATCACAGTCGGTCGTTCTCCGGCATGGCAGCGTTTTCCTTCGTGAGCGGGAGGCTCACGATAGATGGGCAAGCGGAGCAGGCCGCTGTCCAGGTGGCCTCGGCAAGCTACTTCGACATGCTCGGCGTGAGCGCAATACTCGGCAGGACGTTCGAGGCGGCGGACGAGCGGCTCGACCGACCGGTAGCGGTGTTGAGCTACCAGTACTGGCAGCGCCGATTTGCTGGTAACCCGGATGTCATCGGCAAGACGATCGTGCGCAGCGGGGAACGGGCTACGAGCGGCGCCCGTCGTCGAGCACCAGATCGCACGCTGACCATCGTTGGTGTCACGCCACCCGGATTCGTCGGGCTCTCTCCTGGCTATCCGGTCGACGTCACGATTCCCATTACGCTCGATCCGGGCGAGCGCCTCGGCGACAGCTTCAGTTGGTGGTTCCATGCCGTGGCGCGTCTCAGACCTGGCATCTCGCGAGAGCGAGCTCGTGTCGAGATTGACCCAATCTGGCAGAGTTTCATGCGTGACGCGGGCTTTTCAAGAGAAGACCGTGAGCGCCGCTTCGACCAGATCGAGCTCACGCCGGCATCGCACGGGCTTGCGGGCGGCCTCCGCAACCCGCTTTCGAAGCCGCTCCTCTTCTTGATGGGGATCGTGAGCCTCGTCTTGCTCATCGCCTGCTCCAACATTGCGAATCTGTTGTTGGCCCGAGCGACAGCTCGCCGGCGGGAGTTCGCCGTGCGGATGGCGATTGGCGCCAGCCGGTTCCGCGTCGTGCGTCAATTGCTCGCCGAGTCGCTGCTGCTGTTCATGATGGGCTCGCTCGTGGGCTTGTTCTTCGCCGGTTGGGGTGCCGGAGCACTTGCTCGGTTCTTCACCGTTGAACTTCCCGACCTGCAGCTCGATCTGCGAGTCCTGCTCTTTACGGCGGCACTGTGCCTAATCATTGGCTTACTCTTCGGCCTCGTGCCAGCGGTTCGCGCAGCGCGAGTCGAGGCCCATACGGACATCAAGGCCGGAGCGAGTCCCGCGAGCGCTGCTCGACTGCGCCTGCCCGTGGGGCGCGCGCTCGTCGTCTTTCAGGTAACCCTATCGCTTGTGCTCTTGGTCGGAGCCGGCTTGTTCATCCGCACGCTCGGCAACCTGCGGGCGATCGACCTCGGGTTTCGGCCAGCGAAGGTGCTCAGGCTCGACATCGACACACCCGACTCCGACCCCTCGTTCCAGCGCCGCGCCGCTCGCTGGACGAACATCCTGGGTCGCATTCGGGCACTGCCTGGCGTGCACTCAGCGAGTCTGTCGCGCTATACGCCGTTGAGCGGGACCCATTATGGAATGACGGTCAATGTGACCGCCGTCGAAGGGGATCAACATACGGCGTTCAACGAGGTATCCGCGCAGTACTTCGAAACCATGGGGATCCCCCTCCGGCTCGGCCGTACATTCACGGCGCGCGACCGATCGACAGCGCCTCGGGTGGCGATTCTGAACGAAACGGCAGCCCGCTCCTATTTTGGCGATCGCAGCCCGTTGGGAGCACGCATCCAGACCGCACAGTCGGAGACGTCGGAAGGTGGTTATGGAGGGGTGTACGAAGTCGTTGGTGTGGTTGGAGATTCGAAACACCAGAACTTCCACGACAACGCGCCACGATTTCTCTACGTGCCGCTGCTTCAGCCGGTCACGACGCTCGGACCGCTGACACTTGCGGTCCGGGCAACCAGTGACGCCGCTTCGCTCATCGAGCCGGTCCAGCGCGAGATTCGCGAGGTCGGTCCGGATATCATCGTGACAAAGGTCGGTATGATGCAGGAGCAGGTCGACCAGGTCTTCGTTCGGGAACGGTTGGTTGCGATCCTGTCTGGCGGATTTGGTGTTGTCGGACTCCTGCTTGCCGCGATTGGCCTGCACGGTGTCATGGCGTACAGCATTGTTCGGCGCACGAGCGAGATCGGCATCCGCATGGCGCTCGGCGCGTCTGCCTCCGCCGTGAGCTGGCAGATCGTGCGCGAGGCTCTGATCATGGCATGCGTCGGAGTCGCCGTCGGCCTACCGTTGAGCCTCCTGGCGGCTCGCGCCGCCGCCAGCCTGCTCTACGGTGTCCAGCCGACAGACGCCGCGACACTCTCGGTGTCCGCATCCGTGCTCATTGTCGTCGCGACGGTTGCAGCATACATCCCCGCACGTCGCGCCGCGAGAATCGACCCAACGGTCGCCTTGCGCCACGAGTGA